Proteins co-encoded in one Juglans regia cultivar Chandler chromosome 16, Walnut 2.0, whole genome shotgun sequence genomic window:
- the LOC108989364 gene encoding universal stress protein PHOS32-like — translation MAKAGTKLPSFCLNRIRPHARVRSPPVQSKPGNVMSSNKSDKKSENPGTFKEEKSGDHGLKPGLVISRRIMVVVDSSLEAKGALQWALSHTVQIEDTVILLCVTKPSKQGTCSQGSSKKIVPRSYEFIDSLKKLCQSKKPEVKLEVAVVEGKEKGPAIVEEARKQGVSMLVLGQKKRSTTWRLMMMWADKRVTGGVVEYCIHNADCLAIAVRRKSKKLGGYLITTKRQKDFWLLA, via the exons ATGGCCAAAGCAGGCACAAAGTTGCCGAGTTTCTGCCTAAACAGAATCAGGCCTCATGCTAGAGTTCGTTCCCCTCCAGTACAATCTAAGCCTGGGAATGTCATGAGTTCCAACAAATCTGATAAAAAAAGTGAGAATCCTGGCActttcaaagaagaaaaatcaggTGATCATGGGCTGAAACCCGGATTGGTGATTAGTAGGAGAATAATGGTTGTGGTTGATTCCAGCCTTGAAGCTAAGGGAGCTTTACAATGGGCACTCTCCCACACAGTTCAGATCGAGGACACTGTTATTCTTCTTTGTGTAACAAAGCCTTCTAAGCAAG GCACCTGCAGTCAAGGGTCCAGCAAGAAGATTGTTCCAAGGAGTTATGAATTTATTGACTCGTTGAAAAAACTGTGTCAGTCGAAGAAACCTGAG GTGAAACTTGAGGTGGCAGTTGTGGAAGGGAAGGAAAAAGGACCTGCTATAGTGGAAGAAGCAAGAAAACAAGGGGTGTCAATGCTGGTTTTAGGTCAGAAGAAACGCTCCACAACATGGCGCCTTATGATGATGTGGGCAGACAAACGGGTCACAGGTGGAGTTGTGGAGTACTGTATCCATAATGCTGATTGCTTGGCAATTGCAGTGAGGAGGAAAAGCAAGAAGCTTGGAGGGTATTTGATCACCACCAAGCGTCAGAAAGACTTCTGGCTCTTGGCTTAA
- the LOC108989383 gene encoding nucleolar protein 14 encodes MAKLSNPTGAGPNDIKKNKKKRKKSGPNVVAMKVQAPKANPFETIWSRRKFDILGKKRKGEERRVGLARSLAVEKRKKTLLKEYEQSGKASVFLDKRIGENNDTLAEFDKAILRSQRERQLKLNKKSKYNLSDGEEEDFEIQGLGAFSERDDFEDELLPDDDDYDGESTKKESAMLNQLNAHKTQNPLERHLIEGGENKHKSKKEVMEEIISKSKFFKAQKAREKEDNEHLMDELDKNFTSLVQSEALLSLTEPGKLNALKALVNKSVLNEKKKKDEPSTTQKTENFSQDQPDSYDKLVKEMALEMRARPSDRTKTPEEIAQEERERLERLEDERQKRMLAPDYSSDEDNDDALKPSTQGQRSISGDDLGDSFSLEEEPRSKKGWVDEILERRDGNDSESETSDSSGDSETAEDDSDEEGSDEDNEEGENNLSLKDWEQSDDDTLVKDLEDGEEEGEEYDDDGQQMEPKPQKKKEKTIAFAASKRNGDILDAKKSKTDGKHSSTPDIPYLIEAPKSFEELSALLGNRSNNDITLILNRIRTSNAIKLAAENRKKMQVFYGILLQYFAILANKKPLNFELLNLLVKPLMEMSVEIPYFAAICARQRILRVRMQLCEIIKDPEISSWPSSKTLFLLRLWSMIFPCSDFRHVVMTPAILLMCEYLMRCPIVLGRDIAMGSFLCSMLLSVTRQSQKFCPEAITFLRTLLMAAANTKPVQCQDSQFYYRLEFKALRPLLCIRDREIEISPLNFIMLMDMPEDSPFFTSDTFRAGVLVTVIETLRGYVNVYEGLSSFPEIFLPISVLLLEVAQQENMPYVLQNKFKDVAQLIQTKAEEHYLLRRPLQMRKQKPVPIKLLNPKFEENFVKGRDYDPDRERAEQRKLKKLLNREAKGAARELRKDNSFLYEVKEKDKTLLEEERAEKYGKALAFLQEQEHAFKSGQLGKGKKRMR; translated from the exons ATGGCTAAGCTATCAAACCCCACTGGCGCCGGTCCCAACGACAtcaagaagaacaagaaaaagaggaagaagtcAGGCCCGAACGTCGTAGCCATGAAAGTCCAGGCCCCAAAAGCCAATCCATTCGAGACCATTTGGTCCCGAAGAAAATTCGATATCCTCGGGAAGAAGCGCAAGGGGGAAGAGCGCCGTGTCGGCCTCGCTCGCTCCCTTGCTGTGGAAAAG AGGAAGAAGACGCTGCTGAAGGAGTACGAACAAAGTGGGAAGGCTTCGGTGTTCTTGGATAAGCGTATTGGAGAGAATAATGACACGCTTGCCGAATTTGATAAGGCTATTCTGCGGTCTCAGCGTGAGCGTCAG TTGAAACTGAATAAAAAAAGCAAGTATAACTTATcagatggagaagaagaagattttgaaATCCAAGGTCTTGGTGCATTCTCTGAAAGGGATGATTTTGAGGATGAATTGTTGCCTGATGATGATGACTATGATGGTGAATCCACTAAGA AAGAGTCAGCCATGCTAAATCAACTTAATGCTCATAAGACACAGAATCCACTGGAGAGGCATCTGATTGAAGGAGGGGAAAAT AAAcacaaaagcaagaaagaagTGATGGAGGAAATTATCTCAAAAAGCAAATTTTTTAAG GCACAAAAAGCaagagagaaagaagataaTGAACATTTGATGGATGAATTGGACAAAAACTTCACATCTTTAGTGCAGTCTGAAGCATTATTATCTTTAACTGAACCTGGTAAGCTGAATGCTTTGAAGGCTCTTGTGAACAAGAGTGTTCTgaatgagaaaaagaagaaggatgaGCCATCTACAActcaaaaaacagaaaattttaGCCAG GATCAACCTGATTCTTACGACAAACTTGTCAAAGAGATGGCACTGGAAATGCGTGCTCGCCCCTCAGACAGGACTAAGACTCCTGAAGAGATTGCCCAGGAGGAGAGAGAACGATTAGAGCGTTTGGAG GATGAACGACAGAAAAGAATGCTTGCTCCTGATTATTCCAGTGATGAAGACAATGATGATGCTCTGAAACCATCTACCCAGGGTCAAAGATCTATATCTGGGGATGATCTTGGTGATTCCTTCTCGCTTGAAGAAGAGCCCAGGTCTAAAAAGGGTTGGGTTGATGAGATTCTTGAAAGAAGGGATGGCAATGATTCTGAGAGTGAAACTAGTGATTCATCAGGTGATTCTGAAACTGCTGAAGATGATAGTGATGAAGAAGGATCTGATGAAGATAACGAGGAAGGTGAAAATAATCTATCTTTGAAGGACTGGGAACAAAGTGATGATGACACTTTGGTTAAAGATTTGGAAGATGgtgaagaagaaggtgaagaatatgatgatgatgggcAACAGATGGAGCCAAAACcccagaaaaagaaagaaaaaactattgCTTTTGCAGCTAGTAAGAGAAATGGAGATATTTTAGATGCCAAAAAAAGCAAAACAGATGGTAAACACTCTTCAACGCCGGACATTCCCTACTTGATTGAAGCTCCAAAGAGTTTTGAAGAGTTATCTGCATTATTGGGCAATCGTTCTAATAATGACATTACGTTGATACTCAATCGAATTCGGACAAGCAATGCAATCAAGCTTGCAGCAGAAAATCGAAAGAAAATGCAA GTATTCTATGGCATACTACTTCAGTATTTTGCCATCTTAGCAAATAAAAAGCCTTTAAATTTCGAGCTACTAAATTTGCTGGTGAAGCCATTGATGGAGATGAGTGTGGAGATCCCGTACTTTGCTGCAATATGTGCTCGTCAGAGGATACTACGAGTTCGAATGCAACTTTGTGAGATCATCAAAGATCCAG AAATTAGCAGTTGGCCTTCTTCAAAAACATTATTTCTTTTGAGGCTCTGGTCCATGATATTCCCATGCTCTGACTTTCGTCATGTGGTCATGACTCCAGCAATCTTGTTGATGTGTGAATATCTGATGCGCTGTCCCATTGTGTTGGGGCGGGATATTGCTATGGGATCTTTCTTATGCTCTATGCTTCTCTCT GTCACTAGACAATCTCAGAAGTTCTGTCCGGAAGCAATAACGTTTCTCCGAACTTTGCTGATGGCTGCAGCAAACACAAAACCGGTTCAATGTCAAGACTCTCAG TTTTATTATCGATTGGAATTTAAAGCACTCAGGCCCTTGCTTTGTATACGTGATCGCGAGATTGAGATCAGTCCACTGAATTTTATAATGTTAATGGATATGCCTGAGGACTCTCCTTTTTTTACCTCTGATACCTTCAG GGCTGGTGTGCTGGTAACTGTTATTGAAACCCTACGAGGATATGTTAACGTTTATGAGGGATTAAGTTCCTTTCCTGAAATTTTTCTGCCAATTTCTGTGTTGTTACTTGAAGTAGCACAACAGGAAAATATGCCGTATGTATTGcaaaataaattcaaagatGTTGCTCAACTCATTCAGACTAAAGCCGAAGAACATTACTTGTTGCGGCGTCCGCTTCAAATGCGGAAGCAAAAGCCAGTGCCTATCAAATTactgaatccaaaatttgaGGAGAA CTTTGTTAAAGGTAGAGATTATGATCCAGATCGTGAACGGGCTGAGCAGAGAAAGTTGAAGAAACTTCTAAATCGTGAAGCTAAAGGGGCTGCTCGTGAACTGCGTAAAGATAATTCTTTCTTATATGAGGTGAAGGAAAAAGACAAGACCTtattggaagaagaaagagcAGAGAAGTATGGAAAGGCTTTAGCCTTCCTTCAAGAACAAGAACATGCTTTCAAATCTGGGCAATTGGGGAAAGGCAAGAAGAGGATGAGATGA
- the LOC109019886 gene encoding cytochrome P450 CYP749A22-like → MVAVVTMVICLSSSLCLYLLFAFIKVLHKLCWTPYRIQYQMLSQGIRGPSYRFINGSSNEISSMKKEARSRPMNLSHDIFSKVQPHIHSWVNKYGKNYLQWHGSKAELVITEPELIKEILNNKDRAYRKEEVEGYLKKLLGDGLVTTHGEKWAKMRKLADYAFHADRLKIMVPEMIGSVEVMLERWKLHDEGKEIEVYEEFNLLTSEIISRTAFGSSYLDGKHIFQMLMKMELLAFRNADKIRFPGMSKIYRTVDEIESEKLGNGLRDCILEIIKKREEKVRAGEVANFGADFLGVLIKAHHDDNANRRISIEDLVDECKTFYIVGQETANGLLAWTVFLLAIHTEWQEEARKEVLKIFGHQNPNPDGITKLKTMNMIINESLRLYPPIVRIKRRVDRQVRLGLNLTLPANLGLCIPNIAVHHNPQMWGEDVHLFKPERFSDGVAKATNNNAAAYIPFGMGPRNCVGLNFATTQTKIALSMILQRYAFTLSPAYVHSPVPHPTLRPQHGIQIVLHSS, encoded by the exons atggtggCAGTTGTAACCATGGTAATCTGTCTTTCAAGCTCTCTATGTCTGTATCTTCTCTTCGCTTTCATCAAGGTTCTTCACAAACTGTGTTGGACTCCATATCGCATCCAGTATCAAATGCTTTCACAAGGAATCAGAGGCCCTTCCTACAGATTCATCAATGGAAGCTCCAATGAAATTTCCAGCATGAAAAAGGAGGCCAGGAGCAGGCCCATGAATTTATCCCATGATATATTTTCCAAAGTTCAGCCTCATATTCACTCATGGGTCAACAAATATG GGAAGAATTATCTTCAATGGCATGGCTCTAAAGCTGAATTGGTAATAACAGAACCAGAGCTTATAAAAGAGATACTGAACAATAAAGACAGAGCTTATCGAAAGGAAGAGGTCGAAGGCTATCTCAAGAAGCTGTTAGGAGATGGACTGGTGACAACCCACGGTGAAAAGTGGGCAAAGATGCGAAAACTTGCCGATTATGCTTTCCATGCAGATAGGCTGAAA ATCATGGTTCCAGAAATGATCGGTAGTGTAGAGGTGATGCTAGAAAGGTGGAAACTTCATGATGAAGGCAAAGAGATTGAGGTCTATGAAGAATTCAATCTATTGACATCAGAAATTATTTCCAGGACAGCTTTTGGTAGTAGTTACTTAGACGGGAAACACATTTTTCAGATGTTGATGAAAATGGAGTTGTTAGCATTCAGAAATGCTGATAAAATAAGGTTTCCTGGCATGAG TAAAATTTATAGAACGGTGGATGAAATTGAGTCAGAAAAGCTTGGAAATGGATTACGTGACTGTATATTAGAGATCattaagaaaagagaagagaaggttaGGGCCGGGGAGGTGGCCAACTTTGGAGCCGATTTTCTTGGAGTTCTTATAAAGGCTCATCATGATGACAATGCAAACCGAAGAATTTCCATAGAAGATCTGGTGGATGAGTGCAAAACATTTTACATTGTTGGACAAGAAACCGCCAACGGTTTGCTTGCTTGGACTGTCTTTCTTCTGGCAATCCACACGGAATGGCAAGAGGAAGCAAGAAAGGAGGTGCTCAAAATATTTGGCCACCAAAATCCAAACCCAGATGGCATCACAAAACTCAAGACC ATGAACATGATCATCAATGAGTCTCTTCGGTTATACCCTCCGATAGTTCGAATAAAAAGGAGAGTTGACAGACAAGTTAGACTGGGGTTAAATCTCACACTTCCAGCTAATCTGGGCTTGTGCATCCCAAATATAGCAGTTCACCATAACCCTCAAATGTGGGGAGAAGACGTGCATCTTTTCAAACCAGAGAGGTTCTCAGATGGGGTTGCCAAAGCTACAAACAACAACGCAGCCGCTTATATTCCCTTTGGCATGGGACCTCGAAACTGTGTTGGCTTGAACTTTGCCACCACCCAAACAAAGATTGCTCTTTCAATGATTCTTCAACGCTACGCCTTCACTCTTTCGCCTGCATATGTCCACTCACCTGTTCCGCATCCCACCCTTCGTCCACAACATGGTATTCAGATAGTGCTGCACTCCTCGTGA